TTCTCAGTACTTCCTGGAAAAACAATATTACCACCAACTAGGCTTTTGGGAGGTCAACAACCTGACGTTACACTCAAGTAATTTTTCTAGTTGTCTTACACCCAAGTAATTTTTCTAGTTGTCTTATAGCCATCTGATGTCCATTTATGTATATCGAAAGTAACAGTAATATTCCCATGCGGATATAAAGAGTCGTAGCAATCTGCGAATGAAAATCAGTGTCAGCAATTAGAAACCGATACCTCTTTCAAAAGAACCAAAAATTATCAAGTCTAACTAATCACCTGCCTGATTGCACACAACTGCCAACAGTAGTATTGCTAGAGCAACTGAAGGAAGATTAACTGCCAGGAGAGAAAAATTGTGTTTTAGATATGTGACTGAACTAAGCAAATCCAGGAGAAGCGCAATTGAAAAATGTATCAAAAAGGTGATTTATAAACTACATAGGAAATTTGATTAAGACAAAACAGAAACGTTGGAGAATCAGAATGTATATGAGAAAGATGTTCTCGGCTAACAAGCAAAAACCTTTAGTGCCAAAAGATATTCTTACACTCCGTGTACACAGAATAACAGCCATTCGTAGGAAACCAATTTCTTTGATTTACTCGAGAGATTACTCGAGAGAAACAAGTAGAATAGTGAGGTCAAATTCTCAATTAGAAAAGTGAGGTCACTGGTcatattttcaattttcaattttcaattttcaattttcaattttcaatttagccAATTGAGTCTGATGGTGAAACCAACAAAATCCAATTCAAGCATCTTCATCAAATGCAAATGGAATTTAGTTCGGAAGAAACCATTGAGCAGAGATAATAATGACATTTCACCAACAAGTGTATACATCAAGGCGGACGAAACAGACATCTGTACTTGATTAATAATACTGCCTGGGACACAAGAATAAAGAAGTCCTGTTTGACGTTCCTATCACTTAATCACTTATACAATGGAATAAACAAATTGCAGAGAGGACTGAACTGTGATGCACAACAACAGAACAGCAAGCTCATCTTGTACATAGGCTTCTCACTCTTGCTTTTCCAACTCCCCCATTCTCTCAATGATAGCCTGCAAGTTTAATTAAGATAGCATTTTAGGCATAACTTCTACTGCTTCAGTTAATGTTCTATCAGGACAGGAAAGACTGTGAGCAACAGACATATGTTGTTCAAAAAGTATCTCTGAGAAGGCCCTAGTAGACAGCAATGGTATTAAAATTAGAGTTCGTCATCGGgaagatatatattttcttttacgACGAGGTGTGAAAATTAACCTAACATTTAGTTACTGATATAGAGAGGAAAAGGATTTCAAACAGATACATTAGCAGACCTTTTTTACAGAAAATGAGTTGAATGGAAGATATACTATGCATACAGACCTTTTTACTTGTTTCCTGGAGCTCTCCAGCCAGAATAAATTCATCGAGAATTAGATATACCTATCATAGAGAAAACATAGATTATTTCAAGTGATGACAATAACTAAGCAGGAGAATAATTTACCAAGTCAAAGACAAAAAAGAAGAAGTACAAACCTTATGGAAATTGAAAACCAAATCTAGCTCACAAACATTACTGAAGAAATGATCCAATATTTCGACAAATAAATGGATGCACTCCAAGTACGCTAACTCATTATCTGTTATATCAACACACATGGAGAAAAACAGTCCTGCATATCGTCTGTAGATAACCTTGTTTGTTCGGAACTGCAAGAATTGAGGTAGTGTTTAACTCAGTGATCTTTTATATAATACCATGAAATGTCTTATAAGTTACCAAGCTAATGCCATTAAAGTGTTTGCAAACGTACAAAGACAATATATGTAAGATGGATGAACTGTAGGAGGTCTCAATAGTGGCATATTAGTATATTACCCAGTACATTACATTTCAACTGAAAACAAGAGGAAAGTACTAACAAGGTACTCCAAATGGCCTCAAAGTGAAATCTCGAGGTACATTTGCATTCTGGCTGGCTGGCAATACAATTTTATCTACCAATTAAAATACAAATTTGGTACTTAGAGATAGAACCTATTAGTCTTGGAGAACTGTTTCTTTTGCAAACACAGCTAGCTTTGAAAGTTCAAAATAAATTCACATACTTGAGAAGAAGCTAGAAGTACATGTCTTTAACATATTTGATCTCAAATATCCAAAATGAAGATTCTGCAAGTCCTAGGACATGCTCACGTTCAGGACAATGGGGCAGGAATTCCAAAAAGATGAATTTGCCCAACAATTTACTTTACTCAGGGCTCACACGACAGATCAATCGTATTCTAGGCAACATATATGCAATAAGTTAACCAAATAACTACTACTACACAATCCATTACTTGTTAAAAATATGCTAAACTACGTGTAATTGTAATAAACGCTCAAAAACTACCAACCTCGACAAAATTCGTGTACTTGGGATCCCTATTAACCACCAGACGATGAACCTGTAAAGTGAAACCAAACTCAAAAACCTTAATAGATACAATTATAACGAAAAACTAGACTAGATCGAACGAATTTGTGGAATTTACCTCGTATTCAACCTTGTGCTTCTCAGATTCCTCAAGAGGAACGTAGTACTTTGCAAGACGAGTTTTGCCTTGTCTGTTTTGCAACAATATGAATCGAATCTGCAGAAACATATAGTAAGCGATTAAAAGATGCAAGAATGGTTGGTTTGTAATCTTTATTTCAGCAAATGAATTGATGAGCTTGAATTTACCATTTCTAGGACAA
This is a stretch of genomic DNA from Papaver somniferum cultivar HN1 chromosome 1, ASM357369v1, whole genome shotgun sequence. It encodes these proteins:
- the LOC113330202 gene encoding AP-2 complex subunit sigma-like, yielding MIRFILLQNRQGKTRLAKYYVPLEESEKHKVEYEVHRLVVNRDPKYTNFVEFRTNKVIYRRYAGLFFSMCVDITDNELAYLECIHLFVEILDHFFSNVCELDLVFNFHKVYLILDEFILAGELQETSKKAIIERMGELEKQE